A segment of the Anopheles cruzii chromosome 2, idAnoCruzAS_RS32_06, whole genome shotgun sequence genome:
GCGTTCGTACCAGTTGGCGGCCTTGAACACCTCGTTACATGAATCGATCGGCGTCAGCTCATCGGTGTACGTTTTGACGCGGATGCGCGAGTTATACCGCAGCGAGAGAATGTTGTAGATGAtctcgaaacggaacggacgcgACGGAACGTCCATACCGGCGATGTCGACTAGATTCGCAAACTGGGCGTTGTGGTGGTCCTTAAGGAACTGCAGCACCGGCACGACGCCTTCCGGCGCAATCAGCACCTCCAGCTCGTCGCCCGACGTTAGCTGCACCTTTTGCACGTACTTTGGCATGCACTCGGCGACGTACCGGCCAAAGTCGCTCAGTTCCGATCGGGCCACAGCATCGGGTTTGCGGACAGTGGCTGCAACGGAACAGTTAATCAAGGATGAATGTTCGCCAAACGGATCACCCCATCTCTACCCACGTCTCGTatccgctgctgcttcggaCGAC
Coding sequences within it:
- the LOC128277702 gene encoding NADH dehydrogenase [ubiquinone] iron-sulfur protein 3, mitochondrial, with amino-acid sequence MASILRSFATAVTKSGVLNANALSSRVAPAVMLRYKSSEAAADTRPTVRKPDAVARSELSDFGRYVAECMPKYVQKVQLTSGDELEVLIAPEGVVPVLQFLKDHHNAQFANLVDIAGMDVPSRPFRFEIIYNILSLRYNSRIRVKTYTDELTPIDSCNEVFKAANWYEREIWDMYGVFFANHPDLRRILTDYGFEGHPQRRDFPLSGYVELRYDDEKKRVVCEPLELAQEFRKFDLSAPWEQFPNFRNANPATEEVPAKPAEK